A genomic window from Anthocerotibacter panamensis C109 includes:
- a CDS encoding WD40 repeat domain-containing serine/threonine protein kinase has product MPLTCVTCGVANPDGAAHCRSCKTPLQQLLYALSPGTPLQGGKYRIDRVVGEGGFGITYLAIYQEKPVAIKEFFPRGSAREVDNRPILPAGFARSWFERTREQFLAEVRLLLPLEHPHIVKVYDCFQEHDTAYMVMEFIKGRTLGALGKARGPLAPQEALRYLLQVGVALDTLHRHGLVHRDVKSENVLLDERQRAVLIDFGSMQPEDLEAATVEYSIVSHGFSPPELYRFQSRYGPTVDIYALAAMAYNLLTGQIPTPAPERLKGHPIESIRTFNKLVGTPLEQALFQGLALDPAQRPTSALGLVRSLGTPVAPRPAAPQPPQDTVRPTPRVVQLLEALEGHQAEVKALAFSPDGRLVVSSSQDHIHFWEIQGARKLFTLPERHVNVLAFTPDGKGLFMGDAGGGLRLWRMATGQAELCLPPSPQPQGCQGLLSADSRWWVVPSRRQEIEVFRVATGRSFCLLEEPWMSIQALALSPDGTHLALARKDGKVKLWQTQTRAVLGIRNNYQQIIKTLVFDPQTKALICADAQGSFILWDWAQGRESLVTSQGLIASDLGCHLHARLLVVTGTTHPFWQFWSLPATGGTLVQTPVKLYPPSPVHTFALHPTELLLATAHRDGQIYLWQV; this is encoded by the coding sequence ATGCCCCTGACCTGTGTCACCTGCGGCGTTGCCAATCCAGACGGAGCTGCTCACTGTCGTAGTTGTAAGACTCCGCTCCAACAACTGCTCTATGCCTTATCCCCCGGAACGCCCCTCCAGGGAGGAAAGTATCGTATTGACCGGGTTGTGGGAGAGGGAGGATTTGGAATTACCTACTTAGCCATATACCAGGAAAAACCGGTCGCCATCAAGGAATTCTTCCCCCGAGGATCGGCGCGGGAAGTAGATAACCGGCCCATTCTCCCGGCGGGGTTTGCGAGGTCTTGGTTTGAGCGTACCCGCGAGCAATTTTTGGCTGAAGTGCGCCTACTCTTACCGCTGGAGCATCCCCATATTGTCAAGGTCTACGATTGCTTCCAGGAACATGACACGGCCTACATGGTCATGGAATTTATTAAAGGGCGTACCCTGGGAGCACTGGGTAAGGCTAGGGGGCCGCTTGCTCCTCAGGAAGCTCTGCGTTACTTATTACAGGTGGGTGTAGCCCTCGATACGCTCCACCGTCATGGTCTGGTCCACCGCGATGTCAAATCAGAAAATGTTCTACTAGATGAGCGGCAACGGGCTGTCCTCATCGACTTTGGGTCTATGCAGCCAGAGGATTTGGAAGCTGCTACTGTGGAATATTCGATAGTGAGCCATGGTTTTTCGCCCCCAGAACTCTATCGTTTTCAGAGTCGCTATGGGCCAACCGTTGATATCTATGCGCTGGCTGCTATGGCCTACAATCTCCTGACCGGACAAATCCCCACGCCAGCCCCAGAACGGCTCAAGGGCCACCCCATCGAGTCGATTCGGACCTTTAACAAATTAGTGGGTACTCCTTTGGAGCAGGCACTCTTTCAGGGGCTCGCTTTAGACCCGGCACAGCGGCCCACCTCAGCCCTAGGGCTCGTGCGTTCTCTGGGCACGCCGGTCGCCCCCCGTCCTGCTGCACCCCAGCCCCCGCAGGATACCGTCCGACCCACCCCCCGAGTAGTCCAATTGCTCGAGGCTTTGGAGGGTCACCAGGCAGAGGTCAAAGCCCTCGCCTTTAGCCCCGACGGTCGGTTGGTGGTCTCCAGTTCGCAGGACCACATCCACTTTTGGGAAATCCAAGGTGCCCGCAAACTTTTTACCCTGCCGGAGCGACACGTCAATGTCCTCGCCTTTACCCCAGATGGCAAGGGACTCTTCATGGGTGATGCTGGAGGGGGCCTGCGTCTATGGCGGATGGCTACAGGTCAGGCGGAGCTTTGTCTTCCTCCTAGCCCCCAGCCGCAGGGCTGTCAGGGCCTCTTGAGCGCGGATAGTCGGTGGTGGGTGGTCCCCAGCCGCCGTCAGGAGATTGAGGTTTTTCGTGTAGCCACCGGGCGGTCCTTTTGTCTCCTTGAAGAGCCTTGGATGAGTATCCAGGCGCTGGCTTTGAGTCCAGACGGTACGCACCTCGCGCTAGCACGTAAAGATGGCAAGGTGAAACTGTGGCAGACCCAGACCAGAGCGGTTTTGGGGATCCGCAACAACTACCAGCAGATCATCAAGACCCTAGTCTTTGATCCCCAGACTAAGGCCCTTATCTGTGCCGATGCTCAGGGGAGCTTTATCCTGTGGGATTGGGCGCAAGGTCGGGAGTCTCTCGTCACCAGCCAGGGCCTCATCGCTTCAGACCTCGGCTGCCATCTACATGCTCGCCTGCTGGTGGTCACCGGTACGACCCACCCTTTCTGGCAGTTCTGGTCCCTCCCTGCTACGGGGGGTACACTGGTCCAGACCCCAGTCAAGCTCTATCCTCCCAGCCCTGTCCATACCTTTGCCTTACATCCCACGGAGTTACTCTTAGCTACTGCGCACCGCGATGGTCAGATCTATCTCTGGCAGGTCTAA
- a CDS encoding DUF7219 family protein — protein sequence MADSDKDHFLFPYRSYQGEVNLPNVIFDANLQEFSQRVGMICALENGGKVSPEEAYQMIKELWKKLKLSRQNILGTDQEQA from the coding sequence ATGGCTGATTCAGACAAAGACCATTTTCTCTTCCCCTACCGGAGCTATCAGGGTGAAGTCAATTTGCCGAATGTGATTTTTGATGCCAATCTCCAGGAATTCTCGCAGCGTGTCGGAATGATTTGTGCCCTAGAAAATGGAGGCAAGGTCTCACCAGAAGAAGCTTATCAAATGATTAAAGAGTTATGGAAGAAGTTGAAGCTCTCTCGCCAAAATATTTTAGGCACCGATCAAGAACAAGCCTGA
- a CDS encoding Maf family protein, translating into MRESFRPPSARLSVRLPWAKARRVPPSRSEPLILASSSIYRQGLLNSIGIPFVAIPSPYVEDNAQDLAPSLLVEEQGLGKALTVAVHHPRRLVLGADTLVICEGQVMGKPRDNDDARAMLRRLQGCWHEVYTGMALVQGQDIGVYHEVTKVRMCPLTEAEINWYVNTGEPVGKAGAYGTDELGAVLIQEIRGCTSNVVGLPLPLLFRELKARGWY; encoded by the coding sequence GTGCGTGAGTCCTTCCGCCCTCCTTCCGCCAGACTATCGGTCCGGCTCCCCTGGGCGAAAGCGCGACGGGTGCCGCCTAGCCGGAGTGAACCCTTGATTCTGGCCTCCTCCTCTATCTACCGCCAAGGTCTGCTCAACAGCATAGGCATTCCTTTCGTCGCTATCCCCAGCCCCTATGTCGAGGACAATGCTCAAGACCTAGCCCCCAGTCTACTCGTCGAGGAGCAGGGCCTCGGTAAAGCCTTGACCGTAGCGGTTCACCATCCTCGTAGACTGGTCCTGGGTGCCGACACGCTGGTGATCTGCGAAGGGCAAGTCATGGGCAAACCCCGTGATAACGACGATGCGCGGGCGATGCTCCGACGCTTACAGGGGTGCTGGCACGAAGTCTACACGGGAATGGCTTTAGTCCAGGGTCAAGACATCGGGGTCTACCACGAAGTCACTAAGGTGCGGATGTGCCCCCTAACTGAAGCTGAGATTAACTGGTACGTCAACACTGGAGAACCCGTAGGTAAAGCTGGAGCCTACGGCACCGATGAATTGGGAGCAGTCTTGATCCAGGAAATACGCGGCTGTACCAGCAACGTAGTGGGCCTCCCTTTGCCGCTCTTGTTTCGGGAATTGAAGGCCCGAGGTTGGTACTAG
- a CDS encoding ATP-binding protein: MDDWSFTRFNDTIGPLFSPPLQALDLKGVHFIDPYIIAGLAMVETIQEQPLVLVNLEAAVHSYLKRMNFPFRGNRTLALPQREDESPILLELFQIRSQEDGDTVARQVLQSLQQRLGYTPRLAHTVFDALSEAFQNSLEHGQCAPLVIMQVFKRHEPQQQRLVLAVVDAGVGVLASLRQNPRFAQLSNDRKALALALEQGVSGVATDHTRGQGLWHLQQICRKYGGRFTLRSGTAQVFSAPDKKYWFNTPPIPGTQLRLELFHLGESHTFENLAEERL; encoded by the coding sequence GTGGATGACTGGTCCTTCACCCGGTTTAATGACACGATTGGGCCGCTCTTTTCGCCCCCGCTGCAGGCCCTTGACCTCAAAGGCGTCCACTTTATCGATCCTTATATAATTGCCGGACTGGCGATGGTCGAGACTATTCAGGAACAGCCCTTGGTGCTGGTGAACCTGGAGGCTGCGGTCCATTCTTATTTGAAGCGGATGAACTTCCCCTTTCGAGGGAACCGCACCCTAGCCTTACCGCAAAGGGAGGACGAGAGTCCGATCCTGTTGGAGCTCTTTCAGATTCGCTCTCAGGAAGATGGGGACACCGTGGCACGTCAGGTGCTTCAGAGTTTGCAACAGCGGTTGGGGTATACGCCACGTTTGGCCCACACTGTATTTGATGCCTTGAGTGAGGCTTTTCAAAACAGTCTGGAGCATGGTCAGTGTGCGCCTTTGGTGATCATGCAGGTCTTCAAGCGCCATGAACCGCAGCAGCAGCGTCTCGTCCTAGCGGTGGTAGATGCCGGGGTCGGGGTCCTCGCCTCCTTGCGCCAAAACCCCCGCTTTGCACAACTGAGCAACGACCGCAAGGCGCTGGCTCTAGCCTTAGAGCAAGGGGTCTCGGGGGTAGCTACAGACCATACACGGGGGCAAGGGCTTTGGCATCTACAACAGATCTGCCGCAAATATGGCGGGCGGTTCACGTTACGCAGCGGCACAGCACAGGTCTTTAGTGCCCCGGATAAGAAATATTGGTTTAATACGCCGCCGATTCCTGGGACACAACTGCGCCTGGAGTTGTTTCATCTGGGGGAGTCGCACACGTTTGAAAATCTTGCGGAGGAAAGGCTTTGA
- the psbN gene encoding photosystem II reaction center protein PsbN codes for MIPAQALIISIAVVLVGITAYSVYVAFGPPSKDLEDPYEMHED; via the coding sequence ATGATCCCTGCACAAGCTTTGATTATTTCGATTGCTGTTGTCCTGGTCGGGATCACCGCCTATTCGGTGTACGTAGCCTTTGGTCCGCCCTCCAAAGACTTGGAAGATCCCTACGAAATGCACGAAGATTAG
- the psbH gene encoding photosystem II reaction center phosphoprotein PsbH encodes MAIRTWLGDRLKPLNSEYGKASPGWGTTPVMGALIVLFGLFLIIIIQLFNGSLVIDGFKTTPW; translated from the coding sequence ATGGCGATTCGGACTTGGTTAGGAGATCGGCTCAAGCCCCTGAATTCGGAGTACGGTAAAGCTTCACCCGGATGGGGAACGACCCCCGTCATGGGTGCCTTGATCGTCCTCTTCGGCCTCTTTTTGATCATCATCATCCAGCTATTCAACGGTTCGCTCGTGATCGATGGCTTCAAGACCACAC